From Vitis vinifera cultivar Pinot Noir 40024 chromosome 5, ASM3070453v1, the proteins below share one genomic window:
- the LOC100243135 gene encoding sucrose synthase 2 isoform X2 — translation MPHRYDGQSMRERFQETLSAHRNELVSLFTGYVAQGKGILQPHHMIDELDKVVGKDEGMQKLRDSPFSKVLKSAQEAIVLPPFVAIAIRPRPGVWEYIRVNVYELNVDQLSVSEYLQFKEELVDGQIKGNYVLELDFEPFNATFPRPTRSSSIGNGVQFLNRHLSSIMFRNKESLEPLLDFLRAHKHDGHVMMLNDRIQNISRLQSALARAEEYLSKLPPLTPYSEFEFELQGMGFEKGWGDTAQRVSEMVHLLLEILQAPDPSTLETFLGRIPMVFNVVIVSPHGYFGQANVLGLPDTGGQIVYILDQVRALENEMLLRIQKQGLDVIPKILIVTRLIPDAKGTTCNQRLERISGTEHTHILRVPFRTENGILRKWISRFDVWPYLETFAEDASNEIAAELQGVPDLIIGNYSDGNLVASLLSYKMGITQCNIAHALEKTKYPESDIYWRKFEDKYHFSSQFTADLIAMNNADFIITSTYQEIAGSKNHVGQYESHTAFTLPGLYRVVHGIDVFDPKFNIVSPGADMSIYFSYSEKERRLTALHDSIESLLYDSEQNDDHIGMLSDRSKPIIFSMARLDRVKNITGLVECFGKSSKLRELVNLVVVAGYIDVTKSRDREETKEIEKMHDLIKKYNLHGQFRWIPAQMNRARNGELYRYIADTKGAFVQPAFYEAFGLTVVEAMTCGLPTFATCHGGPAEIIEDGLSGFHIDPYHPDQVALRLADFFERCQKDPSYWDEISNGGLKRIYERYTWKIYTERLLTLAGVYGFWKHVSKLERRETRRYLEMFYILKLKDLATSIPLAVDEH, via the exons ATGCCTCACAGATACGATGGTCAGAGCATGAGAGAGAGGTTTCAGGAAACCCTCTCTGCTCACCGGAACGAGCTTGTTTCTCTCTTCACTGG GTATGTTGCTCAGGGGAAAGGAATACTGCAACCACATCACATGATAGATGAGCTGGACAAGGTTGTTGGAAAAGATGAAGGAATGCAGAAGCTCAGGGATAGCCCTTTCAGCAAAGTCCTAAAATCTGCACAG GAAGCTATAGTTCTGCCTCCATTTGTGGCCATAGCGATTCGCCCAAGACCTGGTGTTTGGGAATATATTCGGGTTAATGTCTATGAACTCAATGTGGATCAATTAAGTGTTTCAGAATATCTTCAATTCAAAGAAGAGCTTGTGGATGGACA GATCAAAGGAAATTATGTGCTTGAGCTTGATTTTGAGCCATTTAATGCAACATTCCCGCGACCAACCCGGTCCTCATCCATTGGGAACGGAGTTCAGTTCCTCAATCGTCACCTGTCTTCAATTATGTTCCGCAACAAAGAAAGTTTGGAGCCTTTGCTTGATTTTCTTCGAGCACACAAACATGATGGGCAT GTGATGATGCTGAATGATCGCATACAGAACATATCCAGACTTCAGTCTGCTTTGGCAAGGGCAGAGGAATATCTTTCTAAGCTCCCACCACTTACACCATATtctgaatttgaatttga ACTACAAGGAATGGGCTTTGAGAAAGGTTGGGGTGACACAGCACAACGTGTCTCAGAGATGGTGCATCTTCTCTTGGAAATCCTTCAGGCTCCTGATCCCTCTACCCTGGAGACATTTCTTGGGAGGATTCCTATGGTGTTTAATGTTGTCATTGTGTCTCCTCATGGATACTTTGGCCAAGCAAATGTGCTAGGTTTGCCTGACACAGGTGGACAG ATTGTTTATATACTGGATCAAGTGCGTGCCTTGGAAAATGAGATGCTTCTTAGAATACAAAAGCAAGGACTGGATGTCATTCCTAAAATTCTCATA GTTACCCGACTTATACCTGATGCAAAGGGGACCACATGCAATCAGAGACTTGAAAGAATCAGTGGTACAGAACATACACATATTCTTCGAGTGCCTTTTAGAACAGAAAACGGTATTCTGAGGAAATGGATCTCAAGGTTTGATGTATGGCCATATCTGGAGACCTTTGCAGAG GATGCATCAAATGAAATTGCTGCCGAGCTACAGGGAGTTCCAGATCTGATCATTGGCAACTATAGTGATGGGAATCTTGTTGCATCTTTATTATCTTATAAGATGGGAATTACGCAG TGCAATATTGCTCATGCTttggagaaaacaaaatatccaGAGTCTGATATATATTGGAGAAAATTTGAGGATAAGTACCATTTCTCAAGCCAATTTACTGCTGATTTAATTGCAATGAACAATGCAGATTTTATAATCACCAGTACATACCAAGAGATTGCCGGAAG CAAGAATCATGTTGGACAGTATGAGAGCCACACAGCCTTCACTCTTCCAGGACTGTACCGAGTTGTTCATGGCATTGATGTTTTTGATCCCAAGTTTAATATCGTATCTCCAGGAGCAGACATGTCCATATACTTCTCATACTCAGAAAAGGAAAGGAGACTAACTGCTCTACATGATTCTATTGAAAGCCTCTTATATGATTCAGAGCAGAATGATGACCACAT TGGTATGTTGAGTGACCGATCAAAGCCTATTATCTTTTCCATGGCAAGACTTGATAGAGTGAAAAACATAACGGGGCTTGTTGAGTGCTTTGGAAAGAGCAGCAAACTAAGGGAACTCGTAAATCTTGTTGTGGTTGCTGGTTACATTGATGTGACGAAATCAAGGGATAGAGAAGAAACAAAAGAGATTGAAAAGATGCATGACCTTATAAAGAAATACAACTTGCATGGTCAGTTTCGATGGATACCAGCACAAATGAACCGTGCTCGTAATGGTGAGCTCTATCGCTACATCGCAGACACAAAAGGTGCTTTTGTGCAG CCTGCCTTTTATGAAGCTTTTGGGCTTACAGTTGTGGAAGCAATGACTTGTGGGCTTCCTACATTTGCTACTTGTCATGGTGGCCCTGCTGAGATTATCGAGGATGGTCTCTCAGGATTCCATATCGATCCATATCATCCTGATCAGGTTGCATTGCGTTTAGCTGACTTCTTTGAACGATGCCAGAAGGATCCTAGCTACTGGGACGAGATCTCTAATGGAGGGCTTAAACGAATCTATGAAAG GTACACATGGAAAATATATACTGAGAGACTACTGACACTGGCTGGGGTCTACGGGTTCTGGAAGCATGTGTCAAAGCTTGAGAGGCGAGAGACTCGGAGATATCTGGAAATGTTTTACATTCTCAAGCTCAAGGATCTG GCGACTTCCATTCCACTAGCTGTTGATGAACACTGA
- the LOC100243135 gene encoding sucrose synthase 2 isoform X1 produces the protein MPHRYDGQSMRERFQETLSAHRNELVSLFTGYVAQGKGILQPHHMIDELDKVVGKDEGMQKLRDSPFSKVLKSAQEAIVLPPFVAIAIRPRPGVWEYIRVNVYELNVDQLSVSEYLQFKEELVDGQIKGNYVLELDFEPFNATFPRPTRSSSIGNGVQFLNRHLSSIMFRNKESLEPLLDFLRAHKHDGHVMMLNDRIQNISRLQSALARAEEYLSKLPPLTPYSEFEFELQGMGFEKGWGDTAQRVSEMVHLLLEILQAPDPSTLETFLGRIPMVFNVVIVSPHGYFGQANVLGLPDTGGQIVYILDQVRALENEMLLRIQKQGLDVIPKILIVTRLIPDAKGTTCNQRLERISGTEHTHILRVPFRTENGILRKWISRFDVWPYLETFAEDASNEIAAELQGVPDLIIGNYSDGNLVASLLSYKMGITQCNIAHALEKTKYPESDIYWRKFEDKYHFSSQFTADLIAMNNADFIITSTYQEIAGSKNHVGQYESHTAFTLPGLYRVVHGIDVFDPKFNIVSPGADMSIYFSYSEKERRLTALHDSIESLLYDSEQNDDHIGMLSDRSKPIIFSMARLDRVKNITGLVECFGKSSKLRELVNLVVVAGYIDVTKSRDREETKEIEKMHDLIKKYNLHGQFRWIPAQMNRARNGELYRYIADTKGAFVQPAFYEAFGLTVVEAMTCGLPTFATCHGGPAEIIEDGLSGFHIDPYHPDQVALRLADFFERCQKDPSYWDEISNGGLKRIYERYTWKIYTERLLTLAGVYGFWKHVSKLERRETRRYLEMFYILKLKDLVIIPLFPHSPLIPNELRIPFNFFNQVLVA, from the exons ATGCCTCACAGATACGATGGTCAGAGCATGAGAGAGAGGTTTCAGGAAACCCTCTCTGCTCACCGGAACGAGCTTGTTTCTCTCTTCACTGG GTATGTTGCTCAGGGGAAAGGAATACTGCAACCACATCACATGATAGATGAGCTGGACAAGGTTGTTGGAAAAGATGAAGGAATGCAGAAGCTCAGGGATAGCCCTTTCAGCAAAGTCCTAAAATCTGCACAG GAAGCTATAGTTCTGCCTCCATTTGTGGCCATAGCGATTCGCCCAAGACCTGGTGTTTGGGAATATATTCGGGTTAATGTCTATGAACTCAATGTGGATCAATTAAGTGTTTCAGAATATCTTCAATTCAAAGAAGAGCTTGTGGATGGACA GATCAAAGGAAATTATGTGCTTGAGCTTGATTTTGAGCCATTTAATGCAACATTCCCGCGACCAACCCGGTCCTCATCCATTGGGAACGGAGTTCAGTTCCTCAATCGTCACCTGTCTTCAATTATGTTCCGCAACAAAGAAAGTTTGGAGCCTTTGCTTGATTTTCTTCGAGCACACAAACATGATGGGCAT GTGATGATGCTGAATGATCGCATACAGAACATATCCAGACTTCAGTCTGCTTTGGCAAGGGCAGAGGAATATCTTTCTAAGCTCCCACCACTTACACCATATtctgaatttgaatttga ACTACAAGGAATGGGCTTTGAGAAAGGTTGGGGTGACACAGCACAACGTGTCTCAGAGATGGTGCATCTTCTCTTGGAAATCCTTCAGGCTCCTGATCCCTCTACCCTGGAGACATTTCTTGGGAGGATTCCTATGGTGTTTAATGTTGTCATTGTGTCTCCTCATGGATACTTTGGCCAAGCAAATGTGCTAGGTTTGCCTGACACAGGTGGACAG ATTGTTTATATACTGGATCAAGTGCGTGCCTTGGAAAATGAGATGCTTCTTAGAATACAAAAGCAAGGACTGGATGTCATTCCTAAAATTCTCATA GTTACCCGACTTATACCTGATGCAAAGGGGACCACATGCAATCAGAGACTTGAAAGAATCAGTGGTACAGAACATACACATATTCTTCGAGTGCCTTTTAGAACAGAAAACGGTATTCTGAGGAAATGGATCTCAAGGTTTGATGTATGGCCATATCTGGAGACCTTTGCAGAG GATGCATCAAATGAAATTGCTGCCGAGCTACAGGGAGTTCCAGATCTGATCATTGGCAACTATAGTGATGGGAATCTTGTTGCATCTTTATTATCTTATAAGATGGGAATTACGCAG TGCAATATTGCTCATGCTttggagaaaacaaaatatccaGAGTCTGATATATATTGGAGAAAATTTGAGGATAAGTACCATTTCTCAAGCCAATTTACTGCTGATTTAATTGCAATGAACAATGCAGATTTTATAATCACCAGTACATACCAAGAGATTGCCGGAAG CAAGAATCATGTTGGACAGTATGAGAGCCACACAGCCTTCACTCTTCCAGGACTGTACCGAGTTGTTCATGGCATTGATGTTTTTGATCCCAAGTTTAATATCGTATCTCCAGGAGCAGACATGTCCATATACTTCTCATACTCAGAAAAGGAAAGGAGACTAACTGCTCTACATGATTCTATTGAAAGCCTCTTATATGATTCAGAGCAGAATGATGACCACAT TGGTATGTTGAGTGACCGATCAAAGCCTATTATCTTTTCCATGGCAAGACTTGATAGAGTGAAAAACATAACGGGGCTTGTTGAGTGCTTTGGAAAGAGCAGCAAACTAAGGGAACTCGTAAATCTTGTTGTGGTTGCTGGTTACATTGATGTGACGAAATCAAGGGATAGAGAAGAAACAAAAGAGATTGAAAAGATGCATGACCTTATAAAGAAATACAACTTGCATGGTCAGTTTCGATGGATACCAGCACAAATGAACCGTGCTCGTAATGGTGAGCTCTATCGCTACATCGCAGACACAAAAGGTGCTTTTGTGCAG CCTGCCTTTTATGAAGCTTTTGGGCTTACAGTTGTGGAAGCAATGACTTGTGGGCTTCCTACATTTGCTACTTGTCATGGTGGCCCTGCTGAGATTATCGAGGATGGTCTCTCAGGATTCCATATCGATCCATATCATCCTGATCAGGTTGCATTGCGTTTAGCTGACTTCTTTGAACGATGCCAGAAGGATCCTAGCTACTGGGACGAGATCTCTAATGGAGGGCTTAAACGAATCTATGAAAG GTACACATGGAAAATATATACTGAGAGACTACTGACACTGGCTGGGGTCTACGGGTTCTGGAAGCATGTGTCAAAGCTTGAGAGGCGAGAGACTCGGAGATATCTGGAAATGTTTTACATTCTCAAGCTCAAGGATCTGGTGATTATCCCTCTGTTTCCCCACAGTCCTCTTATACCAAATGAACTCAGAATTCCCTTTAACTTCTTCAATCAGGTTTTGGTGGCATGA
- the LOC100265436 gene encoding exopolygalacturonase: MATARGIILYSFLLCSFALVSSRANAGYHPRVGRGQGGVAHHGGRGRGSIPGETIFNVLQYGAKPGGKKDSTEAFMKAWVAACHWRGKARLLIPQGIFLIGQVTFQGPCNSPTPIIVQVAATLKAVTDISEFASPEWVTFEDINGLIVTGGGTFDGQGDVVWKYNDCRRNSNCQLLPTSIKFNSITNGNLRGINSVNAKSFHIAMNRCQNFRAFGLHITAPEDSPNTDGIHISSSNFVKVSKSIISTGDDCISIGQGSTNISINKVTCGPGHGISIGSLGKYPDEKDVIGIIVKNSTLMNTDNGLRIKTWPGSPPSQASGILFQDIIMKNVKNPIIIDQLYCPSGSSCRTQPSRVRISNIHYRNIRGTSSSPLGVNLMCSPQFPCQNVELFDINLRYSGKRRVSALTSSCSNVKAGFGGVQIPPPCR, translated from the exons ATGGCCACTGCCAGAGGAATAATCTTATACTCCTTTCTTCTCTGTTCTTTTGCTCTAGTCTCCTCTAGAGCCAATGCTGGCTACCATCCACGAGTCGGTAGAGGTCAAGGCGGTGTTGCCCACCACGGTGGTCGTGGTCGTGGCTCTATCCCTGGAGAAACAATATTTAACGTTCTACAATATGGTGCCAAACCCGGGGGGAAAAAGGACAGCACTGAG GCTTTCATGAAGGCATGGGTTGCTGCATGCCACTGGAGGGGGAAGGCAAGGCTTCTTATCCCTCAAGGCATTTTTTTGATAGGGCAGGTCACATTTCAAGGGCCATGCAACAGCCCAACTCCTATAATTGTTCAAGTGGCAGCAACCCTGAAGGCAGTGACAGACATTTCTGAATTTGCCTCTCCTGAATGGGTCACATTTGAAGACATCAATGGCTTGATAGTCACCGGTGGAGGCACTTTTGATGGGCAGGGAGACGTTGTCTGGAAATATAACGACTGCCGGAGAAATTCTAACTGCCAGCTTCTCCCAACT TCCATAAAGTTCAACTCGATCACCAATGGAAACCTTCGCGGGATCAATTCTGTGAATGCAAAATCATTTCATATAGCCATGAACAGGTGTCAAAACTTCAGGGCATTTGGTCTTCACATAACTGCCCCTGAAGATAGCCCAAACACAGATGGCATTCATATAAGTAGTTCCAATTTTGTGAAGGTATCAAAAAGTATCATCTCCACTGGCGATGATTGTATCTCTATTGGGCAAGGATCCACCAATATCAGCATCAACAAAGTAACCTGTGGCCCCGGCCATGGCATCAG TATTGGTAGCCTTGGAAAGTACCCAGATGAGAAAGATGTGATAGGGATCATTGTGAAAAACAGCACCTTGATGAATACTGACAATGGCCTTAGAATCAAAACATGGCCTGGTTCACCTCCAAGTCAAGCTTCAGGAATTCTTTTCCAGGATATCATCATGAAGAATGTTAAGAACCCCATCATCATTGATCAACTGTATTGCCCATCGGGGTCTTCCTGCAGAACCCAG CCATCAAGGGTCAGGATCAGCAACATTCATTACCGAAACATTCGGGGAACCTCATCCTCACCCCTTGGAGTCAATCTAATGTGCAGCCCTCAATTCCCTTGCCAAAATGTTGAATTATTTGACATCAATTTGAGATACAGTGGCAAACGGAGAGTTTCAGCTCTCACTTCTTCTTGTTCTAATGTAAAAGCAGGCTTTGGTGGGGTACAAATCCCACCACCTTGCCGATAG
- the LOC100243117 gene encoding exopolygalacturonase, protein MSDLAVFATLLLISTAEASNSRSHACGSAHAASPPRITSSAPAPAPALAPAPAFSAESPENDPAPDAAMIFDVTMYGAVGDGKTENGMAFLAAWDDACNHPGKSTLLVPNGTFFIGPISFIGPCQNNQSPKVEIRGTLKAPSSLKAFPTPSWIMFRQLQSLILTGETTTNTSLFDAQGEESWRHADCRHKLKCQFPTSIILVNVTNGNISNITLKNGKGFHMGIINSDNVTVHGVNITAPWNSPNTDGVHIGYSTNIHITSSTIGVGDDCVSIGPGSINITVFNTKCGPGHGISVGSLGKYSAEKDVVGVRVKNCTINGTQNGVRIKTWPGSPASKASSFWFEDIVMINVSNPIIIDQEYCPWSTCTSSKCKGLSGPVDTTMGNVLSYHIHKQKISLTLLIYCSYFFLCAQPSLVKLSDIHFTNIRGTFNTKSAVALMCSSSVPCEDIQLLNINLTHTMASSLQGGGHLSVKGALHRLEINGSSF, encoded by the exons ATGAGTGATTTAGCTGTTTTTGCGACCCTTTTACTTATTTCCACTGCAGAAGCTTCAAATTCTAGGAGCCACGCCTGTGGCTCGGCGCATGCAGCTTCCCCGCCTAGAATAACTTCATCAGCTCCAGCTCCAGCTCCAGCCCTAGCTCCAGCTCCAGCCTTTTCCGCTGAATCACCCGAAAATGATCCGGCACCTGATGCTGCAATGATATTTGATGTTACCATGTATGGAGCAGTGGGAGATGGTAAGACAGAGAATGGCATG GCATTCTTAGCAGCATGGGATGATGCATGCAATCATCCTGGAAAATCCACTTTATTAGTACCCAATGGGACATTCTTCATTGGCCCAATCTCATTTATTGGCCCTTGTCAAAACAATCAATCCCCAAAGGTAGAGATCAGAGGGACTTTGAAGGCTCCTTCCAGCCTCAAGGCCTTCCCCACACCCTCCTGGATTATGTTCCGACAATTGCAGAGCCTGATTCTCACTGGAGAAACCACAACAAACACATCTTTGTTTGATGCCCAAGGAGAAGAATCATGGAGACATGCCGATTGCAGACACAAACTAAAATGCCAGTTCCCTACA TCAATAATATTGGTCAATGTTACAAATGGGAATATCAGCAACATCACTCTAAAGAATGGCAAGGGATTCCATATGGGCATCATAAACAGTGACAATGTCACTGTCCATGGCGTCAACATTACAGCCCCCTGGAACAGCCCCAACACCGATGGCGTCCACATCGGTTACTCCACCAACATCCACATCACTTCTTCCACAATTGGAGTCGGAGATGACTGCGTCTCCATTGGACCCGGCAGCATCAACATAACTGTTTTCAACACCAAATGTGGCCCAGGTCATGGTATCAG TGTGGGGAGCCTAGGCAAATACTCAGCTGAGAAGGATGTGGTGGGAGTCAGAGTGAAGAACTGTACAATCAATGGCACCCAAAATGGGGTCAGGATCAAAACATGGCCCGGATCTCCGGCAAGCAAGGCGTCTAGTTTTTGGTTTGAGGACATTGTAATGATCAATGTCTCAAACCCCATAATCATAGATCAAGAGTACTGTCCCTGGTCTACCTGCACCAGCTCCAAA TGTAAAGGTTTATCTGGCCCTGTAGACACAACGATGGGGAACGTGTTGTCATATCATATACACAAACAGAAAATCTCTCTAACCTTACTGATctattgttcttatttttttctctgcGCTCAGCCCTCGCTTGTGAAGCTCAGTGACATTCATTTCACGAACATCAGGGGCACTTTTAATACCAAGTCTGCAGTAGCTTTGATGTGCAGTTCTAGTGTTCCTTGCGAGGATATACAGCTTCTTAACATTAATCTGACCCACACAATGGCAAGCAGCCTTCAAGGAGGAGGTCACTTGAGTGTGAAGGGTGCTCTTCATCGTCTAGAAATTAATGGTTCTAGCTTCTGA